Part of the Hyphomicrobium album genome is shown below.
TTCCGAGCTAGTGTCGCGCTCGCCGAGAATGTCCCAGTCATAGTAAGGCGAGCCTGCGGTCATACCTATCCCAGCAGCAGATCCGCCTGCCGTGCCGCGCTATCCAAGATGGCGCGAGAGACCTCGGCCAGTCTGGCAGACCTGTTCATCAGGAAATCCGAGATCCGGGATGCCGGAACGACCTCCAACTCATCGTATTCGCGATCCGTCAGCGCGGCGAACAGCTCACGCACTTGGGCGGCCGAATGATTGACGCGAACGATGAGGCCCACGTCAGTCACATGATTTAGTTGGTCTTCGACCATCACGAACGCTTGCGGGGGCTTAGAAACCGCTGCTGCCTGGATGCCGGTTTCCTCTTCCAGCTCAGTAAGAAGATGTGCCCCAAGATCGGGCTGTCCAGTCCCATCCACTCGGGAGCCGTCGACACCGCCGGACGGCACCAACTCCCAAAGACCAGCGTCCATTTCGACGTGGCCTGCGCGACGACCAAGCACAATACCATCGGTGCAACAGAGGAGGCCCGTCACTCCCAACGGCCTGATCTTCAGTACCTGATAGAGGCTCGGGTCCCTCCGCTGAGCGAGGAACCAGCGATACTCGGCAAACCAACCCGTAATCCGTTCCGGACCTGAATGTTCAATGCTGAAGAGCCGCCCATTGAACAGACTGTCACCTCGGCGCTCCTTTTCCGATTTCCAGATTGCCTCGACCCGCGCCAGCACTTCGCTAGGGACCGCTGGACCTGCTGACCCTAACTGCACCTTCAAACTAGCGTTGACGGCATGAACGGTCAGCACGTTCTGAGTATCTCCAGCAGGTCCGGGAGGCCGCTTACAAAGCCGACCTCCGCAGGCCATCCACTGCGGTCAGTCGGGTCGGCCACTACCCAAGTGGAAAGGCCAGCAGCAACCGCCGACATCGCCCCTAGTCGTGAGTCTTCCACTGCGAGCGAAACGGCAGCTGCGCAGTTCACTCGCGAGAGCCCTAACACATAGGGGTCCGGTGCCGGCTTGCCGTTGGCAACCTCATCGCCGCCTACGACAGCGTCGACTCGGTCGGATAGGCCGCTCCGCACCAGCCAATCCCAAGCCGCCGATCGCGCTGACGACGTTACCACTGCGATTTTCCATCCGCGCGTCCGCGCTTCCTGGAGCAATTCAGTCGCGCCCCCAACCGGAGGCGCTGTTTGATGCGCGTGGCGGATCATATCGGAGTAACGGCGTAGTAGAG
Proteins encoded:
- a CDS encoding HAD family hydrolase: MNGKGLLLDLDGTLADSVPALRAVYFAFLSGLGATGTDDEFGRLNGPPLAEIIRVLKKAHGLRDEPAALLRRYSDMIRHAHQTAPPVGGATELLQEARTRGWKIAVVTSSARSAAWDWLVRSGLSDRVDAVVGGDEVANGKPAPDPYVLGLSRVNCAAAVSLAVEDSRLGAMSAVAAGLSTWVVADPTDRSGWPAEVGFVSGLPDLLEILRTC
- a CDS encoding NUDIX hydrolase produces the protein MLTVHAVNASLKVQLGSAGPAVPSEVLARVEAIWKSEKERRGDSLFNGRLFSIEHSGPERITGWFAEYRWFLAQRRDPSLYQVLKIRPLGVTGLLCCTDGIVLGRRAGHVEMDAGLWELVPSGGVDGSRVDGTGQPDLGAHLLTELEEETGIQAAAVSKPPQAFVMVEDQLNHVTDVGLIVRVNHSAAQVRELFAALTDREYDELEVVPASRISDFLMNRSARLAEVSRAILDSAARQADLLLG